GAATGACGACGCTTCCGAATACACCATCGCACTTAAACCGAATCTGGCGTTCTCCAATGGTGAGAAGATCACCGCCGACACGTACGCGAAAAGCTGGTCATTCGCGGCCAATGCTGCCAATGGACAGGTCGGAGCCTCCATTTTCGAAGATATTCAGGGCTATGATGAGCTGCAGGATGCAAGTGGTTCCAAAACCGCGCAATTGTCAGGCCTTACCGTGGTCGACGACACTACGCTGAAGGTCAAGCTCAAAGCGTCGAATTCGGCGTTCCTGTACAAAATCGGAGATATCGCGTTTCTGCCGATGCCATCCGAAGTCATCAAGAATCCCAAGGAATACGGGCAAAAGCCGATTGGCAACGGTCCGTACAAGCTGAAGGCGTACAAAAGCGGCGAAGAAATCATTCTTGAGAAAGACGACTCCTACAAGGGGCCGCGCGAAGTCAAGAACGCAGGCATCGATTTCAAGGTGTATCAAAGTCTTGACGCAGCCTATTCGGATCTGCTGGCAGACAACCTCGACGTGCTTGATGCCATTCCGACTTCCGCGTTGAAAACCTATCAGAACGAAAAGAACATCACCGCCGTCAGCAAGCCCGGTCCGTCGTTCTCAGCATTTACGATTTCGCAGAATCTCAAGCATTTCCAAGGTGAGGAAGGCAAGTATCGGCGTCAAGCCATCGCGCATGCCATTGACCGTGAGAATATCGCCAATGCGATTTTCGGTGGCACGGTAACGCCCGCCACCGATTTCCTTGCGCCGGTGATCAAGGGATATGACACCGATCTCGACACGGATGGCGTGCTCGCATATGATGAGACGAAAGCCGAGGAATTGTGGGCGAAGGCGGATGCGATTTCGCCATGGAGCGGAACGTTCCGCATCGCATACAGCGCCGATGGCACCGATAAGGAGTGGGTGGAGGCTGCGGCCAATTCCATTCGCAACGCGCTTGGCATCGATGCGGAAAGCTATCCGTTCGCCACGTCCAAGGAACTGCGCAGCGCCATTCAGGAGCGCACCATCGACGCGGCATTCAAATCGG
This window of the Bifidobacterium pseudocatenulatum DSM 20438 = JCM 1200 = LMG 10505 genome carries:
- a CDS encoding peptide ABC transporter substrate-binding protein encodes the protein MRLQHPYSGITTGLLKPITAALSIVALLAGCGSVEAKDSQQEVTSADKVVSVNITEPSNGLLPSDTSDMAGWKIVSQLYDGLVTFDAEGNETLVEAESITPNDDASEYTIALKPNLAFSNGEKITADTYAKSWSFAANAANGQVGASIFEDIQGYDELQDASGSKTAQLSGLTVVDDTTLKVKLKASNSAFLYKIGDIAFLPMPSEVIKNPKEYGQKPIGNGPYKLKAYKSGEEIILEKDDSYKGPREVKNAGIDFKVYQSLDAAYSDLLADNLDVLDAIPTSALKTYQNEKNITAVSKPGPSFSAFTISQNLKHFQGEEGKYRRQAIAHAIDRENIANAIFGGTVTPATDFLAPVIKGYDTDLDTDGVLAYDETKAEELWAKADAISPWSGTFRIAYSADGTDKEWVEAAANSIRNALGIDAESYPFATSKELRSAIQERTIDAAFKSGMQSDYPHPEGYLVQAYDSSAADGKGLNNGDYKSDEFDALIDQAAAETDLDKAVSLYRQSERVLLKDLPVIPLWYTNVTAASAKNVEVSYNYMGVPEYNTIVK